The window GGGCAATTTAAATGTGCTAATAATTGACGACCTTGACGTTTATTTAATCGGAATATCGGCATTAAATCTGCGCCGCCATCTCCAAACTTCGTGTAAAATCCTGTAATTGCTTCTGCTGCATGGTCTGTCCCGAGCACAACACCTTGATTCATCGCGGCAATCGAAAACTGAACCTTCATGCGTTCCCGTGCTTTTTCATTACCCTTCGCAAAGTCACTTAACTCAATACCAGCCGTTGCTAATGCTTCAAAGCTCGCATCCACTGCCTTTTTAATATTGACCGTGTAAATTTTCGTCGGCTGAATATAATCGAGTGCATCTTGGCAATCTTGTTCGTCTGCTTGCATACCATATGGCAACCTTACCGCCCAAAAAGAATAGTTCGATGCACCTTGTTCATCATTCAATTCATCCACGGCAAGCTGCGTAAGTTTTCCAGCTAATGTGGAATCCTGCCCTCCGCTAATCCCTAATACGAATCCCTTAACAAAGGAATGCTTTTTGGCATACTCCTTTAAAAAGTCAATTGATTTACGAATTTCTTCCTCTACATGAATCGTAGGAAGAACATGCAATTCTTCAATAATTTGTTGTTGTAATTTAGTCACAGCCAACACTCCTTATCGCTGATTGATTCCCGCAACCATATTGTGTACTTCTTGAATATTACGCATTTTGTTGTCCCAGCATTTTTGACTTAGATCAACTGGATATTCTTCTGGATTTAATGCCCGCTTATATTCATCCCACAGTAGCTCTAAATTGCCAATTGCATAGTGACGAACTTCTTGTAGCGTTGGATTTTCATAAATAATTTCGCCTTGATCAACCACTTTTACATGCAATTCTTTTGCTTCAAAATTCGTGACAAACTTCGAAACGAACGTATGCACAGGGTGGAACATTTTAAGCTTATCCTCACTTGAGGGATTTTCATCGGCCATCGTAATATAGTCACCTTCTGATTTCCCATTTTTCTTATTAATAATTCGGAAAACCTTTTTCAGGCCTGGTGTCGTTACTTTTTCTGCATTGGCTGAGATTTTTATCGTATCTTCTAGGTCACCATTCTCATTTTCAATTGAAACCATTTTATATACTGCCCCTAATGCCGGCTGATCATAGGCTGTAATTAGCTTCGTGCCAATTCCCCACATATCTACACGTGCACCTTGCGCTTTTAAATTTAAAATAGTGTATTCATCTAAATCATTCGATACAATAATTTTTGCATTTGGGAATCCTGCTTCGTCCAGCATGCGTCGCGCTTCTTTTGATAGGAACGCAATATCGCCGCTATCTAAACGAATCCCGATAAAGTTTATTTTATCCCCAAGCTCTTTCGCTACTTTGATCGCCGTCGGTACCCCCGACTTTAGCGTATTGTATGTGTCCACTAAAAATACGCAATTTTTATGACGCTTTGCATAGGAGTGAAAGGCATCATAGTCGTTTTTATATGCTTGTACCAATGCATGTGCATGCGTGCCCGAGACAGGAATATTAAAAATTTTACCTGCACGAACATTCGATGTAGATTCAAATCCGCCTACAATCGCTGCACGAGCACCCCAAATAGCTGCATCCATTTCTTGTGCTCGACGCGTTCCGAATTCCATTCCAACTTCATCTTTAATTATTTGCTTAATACGGCTCGCTTTCGTTGCGATAAGCGTTTGGTAATTAACAATATTCAACAATGCTGTTTCAATCAATTGTGCCTCTACTAATGGCGCCTCGATTCGTACGATTGGCTCATTTGCAAAAACAAGCTCTCCTTCGATCATTGAATACATAGTACCTGTAAAACGTACATCTTTTAAATAAGCAATAAAATCTTCTTTATATTGAAGTTCGTCGCGTAAATAAGCGATATCTGTTTCACTAAATTTAAAGTTTTTTAAATAATCTAGCATACGTTCTAAACCGGCGAACACTGCATAGCCATTGCCAAATGGTAGCTTTCTAAAATACAGCTCAAAAACCGCTTTGCGATTGTGAATACCATCTGCCCAGTAGCTTTCCGCCATATTAATTTGATATAAATCTGTATGCAACGTTAAACTATCATCTACATACTTTCCACTCATCATTGTTCCCTTCTTCCAAAACATAATTAGTCATAGTATACACTATTTCATTTTTTTCGAAATATATAAGGGTTTTATTGTTTATGCATATTAGCGTATATATTTCCCGGGAAATACTATAACTTGATGAGTTCCATCAAATTACAACGTACCCATCTCTTATTTTGCATTCCTACATTTTTCCGATTATGCTTACTAAAAGGACAATTAATAAAGGAGCTTTTTATGCTACAACATGCTATTACATTCGATGATGTTTCATTCGAAATAAATCAAACGAAGCTATTAAAAAATATTACTGGTGCATTTTATAAAGGACAAATTACGACACTCATCGGTCCTTCTGGAGCGGGAAAAACGACGCTACTTAAATTGTGCAACGGTTTAACTTCTGCATCAAACGGACAAATTAGGATTGAACAGGAACCGATTGAATTGATTGAGCCAACCGCATTGCGCCGCAAAATCGGGATTGCATTGCAATCCGCGCCTATTTTTAAAACTTCTGTCTATGAGAATTTAACACTTCCTCGTAAATTACAGCAGCAACAACTGTATAAAGAAGAGGCATTGTCCTTTTTGCAAGCAGTTGGGCTAGATGAGGCGTTTTTAATGCGAGAAGCAACGGATTTATCTGGTGGGCAAAAGCAAAAACTTTCGATTGCTCGAACATTAGTCAATCAGTCAGAAGTTCTATTGCTCGATGAAATTACTTCCGCACTAGATCCAAAATCCGTTCGAGAAATTGAAGAATTAGTCGTTCAATTAAACGAAAAAGACGGGGTAACAATTATTTGGATAACACATAATATCGAGCAGGCAATGCAACTCGGGCATTTTACATGGATGTTAAAAGAGGGGCAATTAATTGAAGCGGACAAAACCGAGGCGTTATTTCAATCTCAAAATCCAGTCGTCCAATCATTTATCCAGCAGGGTGACGAATGATAACCTATACTTCCCTATCCCTTACTTTACTATTTGTTTTGATCCCACTTGCACTATCGAAAGCATTAAAACTAGGGTTAGAACGGGATACAACGATTGCCACGGTACGCTCTGTCGTTCAGCTACTTGCTGTTGGATACATACTGAATTTCGTTTTCGAATCAGATAACGTCATTTATATGTTATTAATGATTTCATTAATGATTTTGGCGGCGACGTTAAACGCACGTCAGAAAGGGAAAAACATACCGGGTATTACGTGGAAGCTCGTCTTGACATTACTTTCGGTAGAAGCTGTTATTATGAGTGTGTTACTGGGGCTCCAAATCATGCCGGCTACTGCAAACTTCATCATCCCAATAAGTGGTATGATGATTGGAAATTCGATGGTGTTATGCATATTATTTTTAAATCGTTTTCAATCTGAAATTAAGGGAAATGAGCATACAATAGAACTTATTTTGTCGCTCGGCGGTACACCAAAACAGGCGATCCATAAGCAGTTAATGGATTCCATCAAGGCAAGTATGATTCCTACAATTGAATCTCAAAAAACGATTGGGCTTGTCCAGTTACCCGGCATTATGAGCGGACAAATTATAGGCGGCGCAAATCCGATTGAGGCTGTGCAGTTCCAAATTTTAATCATTTTTGCCTTATTGACCTGTGCTACGCTATCATCTGTTATTTTGGGGTTTTTAGTGTATCCCACATTATTTAACGAACGTATGCAAAAGTTAGTGACCTAATGTACTGGTTTATTTACTAAAAAATTCTGTGGTATAATTTTTGTACAATGAAACAAGGAGATGTTTTTATGGCATTACGCGATTTTTTCATTTCATTATCTGAAAACCAAACACTTAGCAACACGGCACAACAATACGGTTTAAAGCTTGGTGCACAAAATGTTGTGGCAGGAGTAACGATTCCAGAAGTGCTAAAAAGCATCCAAGAACTAAACGCAAATGGTATTTCTTGCACGGTCGATCATTTAACAAATTTCGTATCAGATGAATCAGAAGCAACAAAAGCCAAGAATGATATGCTCGCAATGATCGATGCCATTCACGCAAAAGAAGTTGATGCCCATATTTCAGTACAACCTGCTCAGCTTGGGCTCGATATTGATATCGATTTTTGCTATGACAATTTACGAGAAATCGTGGCACACGCCGAAACTTTCGGTATTTTCGTCAACATTAATATGGCTGACCACCAACATTTACAACCTACATTGGATATGTTTGAAGAGCTTACAAAATCATTTACGAATGTTGGAACGGTTATTCAAGCTTACTTCCACCGCGCGAAAGAAGATATGGAGCAATTTAATGATTCCCGTTTACGCATTGTAAAGGGCGCTTATAAGGAACCTGAGGAAATTGCCTATCATGACCAATTAGATATTGATATTAACTTTATTGAGTTAATTGAATCTCATTTAGCGAACGGTCAATTTACATCGATTGCTACACATGATCACAATATCATTAACCATGTAAAATACTTTGTCGAGGAATATAA is drawn from Solibacillus sp. R5-41 and contains these coding sequences:
- the fetB gene encoding iron export ABC transporter permease subunit FetB, whose product is MTYTSLSLTLLFVLIPLALSKALKLGLERDTTIATVRSVVQLLAVGYILNFVFESDNVIYMLLMISLMILAATLNARQKGKNIPGITWKLVLTLLSVEAVIMSVLLGLQIMPATANFIIPISGMMIGNSMVLCILFLNRFQSEIKGNEHTIELILSLGGTPKQAIHKQLMDSIKASMIPTIESQKTIGLVQLPGIMSGQIIGGANPIEAVQFQILIIFALLTCATLSSVILGFLVYPTLFNERMQKLVT
- a CDS encoding nicotinate phosphoribosyltransferase, whose product is MSGKYVDDSLTLHTDLYQINMAESYWADGIHNRKAVFELYFRKLPFGNGYAVFAGLERMLDYLKNFKFSETDIAYLRDELQYKEDFIAYLKDVRFTGTMYSMIEGELVFANEPIVRIEAPLVEAQLIETALLNIVNYQTLIATKASRIKQIIKDEVGMEFGTRRAQEMDAAIWGARAAIVGGFESTSNVRAGKIFNIPVSGTHAHALVQAYKNDYDAFHSYAKRHKNCVFLVDTYNTLKSGVPTAIKVAKELGDKINFIGIRLDSGDIAFLSKEARRMLDEAGFPNAKIIVSNDLDEYTILNLKAQGARVDMWGIGTKLITAYDQPALGAVYKMVSIENENGDLEDTIKISANAEKVTTPGLKKVFRIINKKNGKSEGDYITMADENPSSEDKLKMFHPVHTFVSKFVTNFEAKELHVKVVDQGEIIYENPTLQEVRHYAIGNLELLWDEYKRALNPEEYPVDLSQKCWDNKMRNIQEVHNMVAGINQR
- a CDS encoding ATP-binding cassette domain-containing protein, which produces MLQHAITFDDVSFEINQTKLLKNITGAFYKGQITTLIGPSGAGKTTLLKLCNGLTSASNGQIRIEQEPIELIEPTALRRKIGIALQSAPIFKTSVYENLTLPRKLQQQQLYKEEALSFLQAVGLDEAFLMREATDLSGGQKQKLSIARTLVNQSEVLLLDEITSALDPKSVREIEELVVQLNEKDGVTIIWITHNIEQAMQLGHFTWMLKEGQLIEADKTEALFQSQNPVVQSFIQQGDE
- the nadE gene encoding ammonia-dependent NAD(+) synthetase is translated as MTKLQQQIIEELHVLPTIHVEEEIRKSIDFLKEYAKKHSFVKGFVLGISGGQDSTLAGKLTQLAVDELNDEQGASNYSFWAVRLPYGMQADEQDCQDALDYIQPTKIYTVNIKKAVDASFEALATAGIELSDFAKGNEKARERMKVQFSIAAMNQGVVLGTDHAAEAITGFYTKFGDGGADLMPIFRLNKRQGRQLLAHLNCPEHLYLKVPTADLEEDRPSLPDEVALGVTYDQIDDYLEGKTIPEQARQTLEGYYIRSMHKRHLPITIFDTFWK
- a CDS encoding proline dehydrogenase family protein, with translation MALRDFFISLSENQTLSNTAQQYGLKLGAQNVVAGVTIPEVLKSIQELNANGISCTVDHLTNFVSDESEATKAKNDMLAMIDAIHAKEVDAHISVQPAQLGLDIDIDFCYDNLREIVAHAETFGIFVNINMADHQHLQPTLDMFEELTKSFTNVGTVIQAYFHRAKEDMEQFNDSRLRIVKGAYKEPEEIAYHDQLDIDINFIELIESHLANGQFTSIATHDHNIINHVKYFVEEYNIPKDKFEFQMFYGFRNDLQLELAREGYNVCVYVPYGKDWYGYFMRQLAERPQNLNYVTKQVFNKKTNTVLAVAAGAFLLGRLTKRK